A genomic segment from Malus domestica chromosome 05, GDT2T_hap1 encodes:
- the LOC114824791 gene encoding deSI-like protein At4g17486 isoform X2: MKSGPKDGRHSIMPLCLRGKAASHFCMFPKVKAADYVKGSAPVYLNVYDLTPANGYIYWAGLGIFHSGVEVHGVEYAFGAHEYSSSGVFEVEPRQCPGFKFRRSIFIGMTCLDPFQVREFMERQSAIYNGDSYHLIVKNCNHFCEDIGYKLTGKRIPKWVNRLARIGSLCNCILPDTLKTTTVPHDPNFEGCESEKKRLRSAFTCLSSMSMPQREVSMSSLFLHSHYKGCLPPWEFKRDRCCC, encoded by the exons ATGAAATCAGGACCAAAGGATGGCAGGCACTCTATTATGCCTCTTTGTTTGAGAGGCAAAGCAGCCTCACATTTTTGCATGTTTCCAAAGGTGAAGGCAGCAGACTACGTTAAAGGGAGCGCACCTGTCTATCTGAATGTATATGACTTGACACCGGCAAATGGCTATATCTATTGGGCAGGCCTTGGCATCTTTCACTCTGGCGTAGAAG TTCATGGGGTAGAATATGCCTTTGGAGCCCATGAGTACTCATCAAGCGGTGTTTTCGAGGTTGAACCTCGACAATGCCCTGGCTTCAAGTTTAGAAGGTCAATTTTCATTGGCATGACATGCTTGGATCCTTTCCAGGTTAGAGAGTTCATGGAGCGTCAATCTGCAATCTACAATGGTGACTCATATCACTTGATTGTCAAGAACTGCAACCATTTCTGTGAAGATATAGGTTATAAGCTGACTGGAAAGCGAATACCAAAATGGGTCAATCGACTTGCAAGAATAG GTTCTCTGTGCAACTGTATACTCCCAGACACCCTAAAGACGACCACTGTTCCACATGACCCCAATTTTGAAGGATGCGAAAGTGAAAAAAAGAGACTAAGAAGTGCCTTCACTTGCTTGTCATCAATGTCGATGCCACAGAGGGAAGTATCAATGTCGTCGTTGTTTCTACATTCTCACTATAAAGGCTGCCTACCACCATGGGAGTTTAAAAG GGATAGATGCTGCTGCTAG
- the LOC114824791 gene encoding deSI-like protein At4g17486 isoform X1, translating to MKSGPKDGRHSIMPLCLRGKAASHFCMFPKVKAADYVKGSAPVYLNVYDLTPANGYIYWAGLGIFHSGVEVHGVEYAFGAHEYSSSGVFEVEPRQCPGFKFRRSIFIGMTCLDPFQVREFMERQSAIYNGDSYHLIVKNCNHFCEDIGYKLTGKRIPKWVNRLARIGSLCNCILPDTLKTTTVPHDPNFEGCESEKKRLRSAFTCLSSMSMPQREVSMSSLFLHSHYKGCLPPWEFKRSRNGSLKEG from the exons ATGAAATCAGGACCAAAGGATGGCAGGCACTCTATTATGCCTCTTTGTTTGAGAGGCAAAGCAGCCTCACATTTTTGCATGTTTCCAAAGGTGAAGGCAGCAGACTACGTTAAAGGGAGCGCACCTGTCTATCTGAATGTATATGACTTGACACCGGCAAATGGCTATATCTATTGGGCAGGCCTTGGCATCTTTCACTCTGGCGTAGAAG TTCATGGGGTAGAATATGCCTTTGGAGCCCATGAGTACTCATCAAGCGGTGTTTTCGAGGTTGAACCTCGACAATGCCCTGGCTTCAAGTTTAGAAGGTCAATTTTCATTGGCATGACATGCTTGGATCCTTTCCAGGTTAGAGAGTTCATGGAGCGTCAATCTGCAATCTACAATGGTGACTCATATCACTTGATTGTCAAGAACTGCAACCATTTCTGTGAAGATATAGGTTATAAGCTGACTGGAAAGCGAATACCAAAATGGGTCAATCGACTTGCAAGAATAG GTTCTCTGTGCAACTGTATACTCCCAGACACCCTAAAGACGACCACTGTTCCACATGACCCCAATTTTGAAGGATGCGAAAGTGAAAAAAAGAGACTAAGAAGTGCCTTCACTTGCTTGTCATCAATGTCGATGCCACAGAGGGAAGTATCAATGTCGTCGTTGTTTCTACATTCTCACTATAAAGGCTGCCTACCACCATGGGAGTTTAAAAGGTCTAGAAATGGCTCATTGAAGGAAGGTTGA
- the LOC139196071 gene encoding uncharacterized protein, translating into MPRGYQPPKFMQFNGKGNPKQHVTRFIETCNNAGTEGDYLVKQFVRSLKGNAFDWYTDLEPESVNSWDQLEREFLNCFYSTRRIISMLELTSIKPRTFEELATCAHDMELSIAHHGKKKPIAEYINDKVFRLKVEKAALKPTKETMTVNTVPVKISTRGKAIQTEAFRDQEIRKRTLKELEEKTYPFPNSDMVAMLKDLLDKKVIDLPECRQPEEMNRTDSPRYCKFHRFTSNPMEKCFVLKDLIMKLAQKRNHRARS; encoded by the exons atgccgaggggttatcagccACCAAAATTCATGCAGTtcaatggaaaaggaaacccaaagcaacatGTCACCCGtttcattgaaacctgcaacaatgctggaacggaaggagactacctcgtcaagcagtttgtgcgctcgctgaaaggtaacgcctttgactggtacaccgaCCTCGAGCCTGAATCTGTCAATAGTTGGGATCAGCTAGAGAGGGAGTTCCTCAActgcttctacagcacccgccgcattataagcatgctagagctgacaa gcatcaaaccacggaccttcgaggaattagCCACctgcgcccatgacatggagttgagcatcgcccatcatgggaagaaaaaaCCAATCGCTGAGTACATAAACGACAAAGTTTTTAGGCTGaaggtggagaaggctgcgTTGAAGCCCACCAAGGAAACAATGACAGTCAACACAGTTCCTGTCAAAATCTCTACACGAGGCAAAGccattcaaaccgaagcttttcgtgatcaagagatacGTAAACGCACTTTGaaagagcttgaggagaagacttatccattccccaaCTCCGATATGGTTGCCATGTTGAAAGACTTGCTTGACAAAAAGGTGATCGACCTACCTGAGTGCAGAcagccggaagagatgaatcgtactgatAGTCCAAGATATTGTAAATTTCATCGTTTCACCAGTAATCCAATGGAAAaatgcttcgtgctgaaagacctcatcatgaagctggctcaaaaaaggaatcatcgagctagatcttga
- the LOC103412270 gene encoding dolichyl-diphosphooligosaccharide--protein glycosyltransferase 48 kDa subunit-like isoform X2 has protein sequence MSKLVGVLAFLTLTLPFLAHSFSPDHPTDRRVLVLLDDLAVKSSHSLFFKSLQSRGFELDFKLADDPNISLQRYALYSYDALILFSPSVDRFGGSIDLAAILDFVDSGHDLIIAADTNASDLIRQIAVECGVDFDEDPAAMVIDHTSYAVSDTEGDHTVIASDDFIKSDVILGSEKIEAPVLFQGIGHTVNSENSLVLKVLSASLSAYSANPKSKLSNPPSLTGSAISLVSVVQARNNARVLISGSLSLFSDRFFRSKVQKAGSSKKHEKSANEQFLTELSKWVFHERGHLKAVNVKHHRVGEADEPAIYRINDDLEYSVEIYEWRGQRWEPYVADDVQVQFYMMSPYVLKTLSTDQKGRYFTEFRVPDVYGVFQFKVEYKRLGYTSLSLSKQIPVRPFKHNEYERFIPAAYPYYGAAFSMMTGFFVFTAVHLYNK, from the exons ATGTCGAAGCTCGTCGGCGTCCTCGCCTTCCTAACCCTAACCCTCCCATTTCTGGCCCACTCCTTCTCGCCGGACCACCCCACCGACCGCCGCGTTCTTGTTCTGCTTGACGACCTCGCTGTCAAATCCTCCCATTCCTTGTTCTTCAAGTCCCTCCAGTCTCGAGGCTTCGAGCTCGATTTCAAGCTCGCCGATGATCCCAACATCTCCTTGCAGCGATACGCCCTCTACAGCTACgacgccttgatcctcttttcTCCTTCCGTCGATC GTTTTGGAGGATCCATTGATCTGGCTGCTATACTGGATTTCGTGGATAGCGGTCATGATTTGATCATTGCAGCTGATACCAATGCATCTGATTTGATCCGGCAAATCGCAGTTGAGTGCGGAGTTGATTTCGATGAG GATCCTGCTGCTATGGTCATAGATCACACAAGCTATGCAGTTTCAGACACTGAAGGTGATCATACAGTTATTGCTAGTGATGATTTCATCAAGTCTGATGTAATTTTGGGAAGTGAGAAAATTGAG GCTCCTGTACTTTTCCAAGGGATTGGCCATACAGTAAACTCTGAAAATAGCCTG GTTTTGAAAGTTCTCTCAGCTTCACTTTCAGCATATTCTGCTAACCCCAAAAGCAAGCTATCAAATCCTCCATCGCTCACTGGATCTGCTATATCTTTAGTTTCAGTTGTGCAG GCTAGAAACAATGCTCGGGTTTTGATATCTGGTTCATTAAGTTTGTTCAGCGATAG GTTTTTCAGATCTAAGGTGCAGAAGGCTGGAAGCTCAAAGAA ACATGAGAAATCGGCAAATGAGCAGTTTCTGACTGAACTTAGCAAATGGGTCTTCCATGAAAGAGGTCATCTCAAG GCTGTGAATGTAAAACACCACAGAGTTGGGGAAGCCGATGAACCTGCAATTTACAGGATCAACGATGACTTG GAATATTCGGTCGAGATTTATGAATGGCGTGGGCAACGTTGGGAACCATATGTTGCTGATGATGTCCAAGTGCAGTTTTACATGATGAGTCCCTATGTTCTAAAAACCTTGTCGACTGATCAGAAG GGTCGTTATTTTACTGAGTTTAGGGTTCCAGATGTTTATGGGGTTTTCCAGTTCAAAGTTGAGTACAAGAGACTTGGCTACACAAGTTTGTCTCTCTCAAAGCAG ATCCCTGTTCGACCATTTAAACACAATGAATACGAAAGATTTATACCAGCAGCTTATCCCTACTATGGAGCAGCATTTTCTATG ATGACAGGTTTCTTCGTCTTTACGGCAGTCCACCTGTATAACAAGTAG
- the LOC103412270 gene encoding dolichyl-diphosphooligosaccharide--protein glycosyltransferase 48 kDa subunit-like isoform X1, with amino-acid sequence MSKLVGVLAFLTLTLPFLAHSFSPDHPTDRRVLVLLDDLAVKSSHSLFFKSLQSRGFELDFKLADDPNISLQRYALYSYDALILFSPSVDRFGGSIDLAAILDFVDSGHDLIIAADTNASDLIRQIAVECGVDFDEDPAAMVIDHTSYAVSDTEGDHTVIASDDFIKSDVILGSEKIEAPVLFQGIGHTVNSENSLVLKVLSASLSAYSANPKSKLSNPPSLTGSAISLVSVVQARNNARVLISGSLSLFSDRFFRSKVQKAGSSKKHEKSANEQFLTELSKWVFHERGHLKAVNVKHHRVGEADEPAIYRINDDLEYSVEIYEWRGQRWEPYVADDVQVQFYMMSPYVLKTLSTDQKLNFLFVCQGRYFTEFRVPDVYGVFQFKVEYKRLGYTSLSLSKQIPVRPFKHNEYERFIPAAYPYYGAAFSMMTGFFVFTAVHLYNK; translated from the exons ATGTCGAAGCTCGTCGGCGTCCTCGCCTTCCTAACCCTAACCCTCCCATTTCTGGCCCACTCCTTCTCGCCGGACCACCCCACCGACCGCCGCGTTCTTGTTCTGCTTGACGACCTCGCTGTCAAATCCTCCCATTCCTTGTTCTTCAAGTCCCTCCAGTCTCGAGGCTTCGAGCTCGATTTCAAGCTCGCCGATGATCCCAACATCTCCTTGCAGCGATACGCCCTCTACAGCTACgacgccttgatcctcttttcTCCTTCCGTCGATC GTTTTGGAGGATCCATTGATCTGGCTGCTATACTGGATTTCGTGGATAGCGGTCATGATTTGATCATTGCAGCTGATACCAATGCATCTGATTTGATCCGGCAAATCGCAGTTGAGTGCGGAGTTGATTTCGATGAG GATCCTGCTGCTATGGTCATAGATCACACAAGCTATGCAGTTTCAGACACTGAAGGTGATCATACAGTTATTGCTAGTGATGATTTCATCAAGTCTGATGTAATTTTGGGAAGTGAGAAAATTGAG GCTCCTGTACTTTTCCAAGGGATTGGCCATACAGTAAACTCTGAAAATAGCCTG GTTTTGAAAGTTCTCTCAGCTTCACTTTCAGCATATTCTGCTAACCCCAAAAGCAAGCTATCAAATCCTCCATCGCTCACTGGATCTGCTATATCTTTAGTTTCAGTTGTGCAG GCTAGAAACAATGCTCGGGTTTTGATATCTGGTTCATTAAGTTTGTTCAGCGATAG GTTTTTCAGATCTAAGGTGCAGAAGGCTGGAAGCTCAAAGAA ACATGAGAAATCGGCAAATGAGCAGTTTCTGACTGAACTTAGCAAATGGGTCTTCCATGAAAGAGGTCATCTCAAG GCTGTGAATGTAAAACACCACAGAGTTGGGGAAGCCGATGAACCTGCAATTTACAGGATCAACGATGACTTG GAATATTCGGTCGAGATTTATGAATGGCGTGGGCAACGTTGGGAACCATATGTTGCTGATGATGTCCAAGTGCAGTTTTACATGATGAGTCCCTATGTTCTAAAAACCTTGTCGACTGATCAGAAG cttaattttctttttgtgtgtCAGGGTCGTTATTTTACTGAGTTTAGGGTTCCAGATGTTTATGGGGTTTTCCAGTTCAAAGTTGAGTACAAGAGACTTGGCTACACAAGTTTGTCTCTCTCAAAGCAG ATCCCTGTTCGACCATTTAAACACAATGAATACGAAAGATTTATACCAGCAGCTTATCCCTACTATGGAGCAGCATTTTCTATG ATGACAGGTTTCTTCGTCTTTACGGCAGTCCACCTGTATAACAAGTAG